The Streptococcus sanguinis genomic sequence TGGTCTTGGTATCCAGAGCCCCCGTTGGTTCGTCACCAAGGATAAAGCTGGGATTAGTTACCAAGGCTCGTGCAATGGCTACCCGCTGCTTTTGACCACCAGACAGCTCCATAGGCTTGAAATCACTTCTTTCTTCCAGCCCGACCAACCGCAGCATTTCCAGAGCCCGCTCCCGTCTCTCTTTTTTAGGAATTTTCATGTAAGTCAGAGGCAGTTCCACATTTTGACAGGCTGTCAGCTTGGGCATGAGGTTGAAATTTTGAAAAACAAAGCCAATCTTCTGATTGCGCAAATCGGACAGCTGATTGTCAGACAGCTCAGACACATCGGTCCCTTCAATATGATAAGTCCCTGAACTTGCCTTATCCAGACAGCCGATAATGTTCATCAGAGTGGACTTGCCAGATCCAGACGGTCCCATGATAGCCAGAAAATCCCCCTCTTTCACATGCAGATCAATTCCTTTTAAAATTGGAAATTCCTGACTGCCCTGTTGATAAGATTTGTGGATATCCTTAAGCTTTAACATGCTGTCCTACCTCCATCCCTTCTTCCATACCTGCTCTTGGGGTCGAAATGGTATCTTGCATAGTCAAACCTTCTGTAATCTCCACCAAACGGTCAGAAACTTTCTTGGTCTTGACTTCATGCATTTTCAGAGTCTTACCCTCTACCTTCCAGACATAGGTCTTGCCGTTTTTACTGAAAGTATAAGCTTTATTGACGACTACCTTTCCTGCCTCGGGAGCATTTTCCACGATGTTGACATAGGAATGGGAGCCAACCAGCGGCATTTCACCACCTTGATCCAGCTCAACAGTATAAGGATACTTACCTTGGTTGGGATTTTCCTGTTGCTTATTCCCACCATTATTATTGGAAGTATTTTCTGCTGTCAGGCTGCCGACCTGAGTCACTGTACCACTCCAGCGTTTCTTAGGATCCTTGCGATCCACTACTTCCACTTTCTGGCCGACACTCAGCTTCTCACGGTCAAATTCACTGACAGTCCCTTTGACCAGAGTTTTGGACTTGTCCATAATCTCAATAAAGTTTTCTTCTTCCTTTTTAGCCTTGGACTGATTGGGCAAATCTTCATTCATAGAGGTAATTGTTCCTGCTGTATCTGCAGTCACAGTATCATACTTCATCCGGTCTGATTCTGTCTGAGCTGTCACCTGAGCCTTTTCGGCCTCAATCTGAGCTGTCGTTACTTCATTATCCGCAGTCTTAGCATCGCTCAGCGCTTGAGCCAGCTCGTCTTCAGCAGACTTAATCTGCTCCAGCAATGACTCATCCTGACTGGAATTGTATTTGTCTTTGAGAGCATTGAGACTGGCCAACTTACGATTATAGGTTTCCCATTTAATCGCAGCGCTATTTTGAGCTGCTGTGATGCCATTAGCCTTGGACTGGGCATCATATTGAGCCGACTGGGCTGTCAATTGCTGCTCTGTCACATAGGAAAAGAGCGGCTGTCCTTGCGTAACGGTATCACCATTTTTGACAAATACTTCCTTGACTTCCCCTTTAGAAGGGTCAATCTTGACCTTACTGCTATTGTTGGCAACTACTTCCCCAGATAAAACCAGGCTTGTTTTTTTACTGTTGTTGACAGCTTCTTGGACTGTCAGCGAATCAATCGTCTTATCTACCATTTTCATGGCCTGTTGTTGATTGATCTGTCTAAAATACAGATAGCCTCCCAGTCCAGCACAAGCAAGAATGACCGTGCTGCCCAATAGAATGGTCTTACGATTCATTTTTTTTCTTCGAAACATATTGCCTCCAACCTACATGTTTTAATCTTTATTCAGCTTCTGAGCTAGATCCTGATCCATCTTCTGGAATTTCTTCACCATCTGCTGGGATTTGGATAACATTTCCATCAGGCATTGTGTATTCTGTCACTTCTTTGCCATCGACTGTCTTGGTCTTCTTATCAACAGCATCCTTCTGGAAGTCCACTTGTTTCCCGTCCTTAATTTCTGAGTTATCAGCTTCTTTATTTCCGCATGCGGCTAAAAAGAATCCTGACATTCCAATAAGAGCAACGAGCATAGCAATTTTTTTAACGTTCATTTGATTTCTCCTTTGTTTTAGCAAGCAGGAAGTTTGTTGCTTCCTGACAGTATTTGTTTTTTGAACAATTCTATTCTAACAAAGCCATCTATCCCCTTCCTACCCGCTATCTGTTTTTTATCTGTTTTTTCGAATCAATACTATTCTTTTGAAAATCAGGCAAATCCTCCGCTCTCAGGCCTATTATCTGCTTTTATGATATAATAGTAGCAAGCAATTTAAATATACACGAGGTAATGTCATGACACAAACAGTTTACTTTGGAACCTATACTCGCAGAGATTCCAAGGGAATTTACAAGGCAGATTTTAATTCTAACAAAGGAACTTTAGAAAACTTAACCTTGGTTGCTGAAGAGCCCAGTCCAACCTACCTAGCCTTTGATAAGGATGGACATCTCTATTCTGTTGGGGCAAAGGACGGACAGGGGGGAATTGCAGCCTTTGACAAGGCAGGTCAGCTCCTCAACCATGTCGTTGAAGAAGGAGCTCCGCTCTGCTATGTGGCAGTTGACGAAGAACGCGACTTGGTTTACGGTGCCAATTATCATAAGGGACAAGTCTTGGTCTACAGACGACTGGCTGATGGCAGACTGGAACTGGCTGACTCAGCTATCCATCAAGGTCAAGGACCGCATGCCAACCAAGCTTCAGCCCACGTCCACTATGCTGACCTTACACCAGATCAATACCTGATCACCTGCGACTTGGGAACTGATGAAGTAACCACTTATGATGTTGCTGAAGACGGAAAGATTACTCCTCTGGATACCTACAAGTGTGCCGCTGGAGCTGGTGCCCGCCATATCGTTTTCCACCATCATTATAAAATCGCCTATTTGATTTGTGAGCTTAATTCTACTATTGAAGTCCTAATTTACGATGGAGTCGGCCATTTTGAACACCTGCAAACTGTCTCCACCTTACCAGAGGACTTTGAAGGTGCAAACGGAACAGCTGCTATCCGTCTGTCTGCTGATGGCAAGTTCCTCTACGGTTCCAACCGCGGCCATGACTCTCTTGCCGTTTACAAAATCTTAGCTGACGGCAGTTTGGAGTTAATCCAGATTGCACCTACCAATGGTCAAAATCCGCGGGATTTCAACATCACACCAGATCAAAACCATATCATCGCCGTCCATCAAGACTCTGATAATGCAACTATTTTCAAACGCGATGCAGAGAGTGGAAAATTAACAGAAATCTCCCACGATTTCTACGTTCCCGAAGCTGTTTGTGTGACCTTTAAATAAGCAGAATTCTTGTCTTTCTATTAGAAATTTGATTAAATAGTATAAAAAATTACTAAGGAGCAACAACTATGAATCCAGTAGATTTATTTAACCAAGTAAAAGAAATGATTGAAAAGAAAGACTTTGATGGCGCCAAAAAGTTTATCGAAGAAAACAAAGACAAACTCGGTGAATACCTAGAACAAGCTAAAAAATTAGTAGCTGGAAATGAAATGGCCAGCGGTGCTATTGATAAAGTTAAAGGTTTGTTCGACAACTAAGAAAACAAAAACGCTTGAAAAATCAAGCGTTTTTTGTGTATCATTTTTTATATAATCAATGGTAAGAAAATTTGTGCTAAGCCTAGAAAAGCTAGATAACCTAACACATCTGTTGCCGTGGTAATGAAAATGGTTGAGGCTAGAGCTGGATCCTGATGCAGTGTCTTGATAATCAGTGGTACAAAGTAACCAAATAGAGCCCCACATGCTAGATTGATCATCATAGCCAATACCACAATAACAGACAGATAGAAATTTTGATAGAAGACAAACATAACAATCGCTGCAATCAAACCAGTAAAGAAACCATTAACCAAAGCTAACACAATTTCTTTGAATACTAAATTCCGATCTTCTTTCAGATCCAGTTTCCCCAAGGCAATTCCCTGGATAACTAAAGCAAGTGTCTGAGAGGCAGAATTTCCTCCCATTC encodes the following:
- a CDS encoding ABC transporter ATP-binding protein; amino-acid sequence: MLKLKDIHKSYQQGSQEFPILKGIDLHVKEGDFLAIMGPSGSGKSTLMNIIGCLDKASSGTYHIEGTDVSELSDNQLSDLRNQKIGFVFQNFNLMPKLTACQNVELPLTYMKIPKKERRERALEMLRLVGLEERSDFKPMELSGGQKQRVAIARALVTNPSFILGDEPTGALDTKTSVQIMDLFKQFNDEGKTIVIITHEPEVAQLCKQTVILRDGNIESKAIG
- a CDS encoding efflux RND transporter periplasmic adaptor subunit — its product is MFRRKKMNRKTILLGSTVILACAGLGGYLYFRQINQQQAMKMVDKTIDSLTVQEAVNNSKKTSLVLSGEVVANNSSKVKIDPSKGEVKEVFVKNGDTVTQGQPLFSYVTEQQLTAQSAQYDAQSKANGITAAQNSAAIKWETYNRKLASLNALKDKYNSSQDESLLEQIKSAEDELAQALSDAKTADNEVTTAQIEAEKAQVTAQTESDRMKYDTVTADTAGTITSMNEDLPNQSKAKKEEENFIEIMDKSKTLVKGTVSEFDREKLSVGQKVEVVDRKDPKKRWSGTVTQVGSLTAENTSNNNGGNKQQENPNQGKYPYTVELDQGGEMPLVGSHSYVNIVENAPEAGKVVVNKAYTFSKNGKTYVWKVEGKTLKMHEVKTKKVSDRLVEITEGLTMQDTISTPRAGMEEGMEVGQHVKA
- a CDS encoding lactonase family protein codes for the protein MTQTVYFGTYTRRDSKGIYKADFNSNKGTLENLTLVAEEPSPTYLAFDKDGHLYSVGAKDGQGGIAAFDKAGQLLNHVVEEGAPLCYVAVDEERDLVYGANYHKGQVLVYRRLADGRLELADSAIHQGQGPHANQASAHVHYADLTPDQYLITCDLGTDEVTTYDVAEDGKITPLDTYKCAAGAGARHIVFHHHYKIAYLICELNSTIEVLIYDGVGHFEHLQTVSTLPEDFEGANGTAAIRLSADGKFLYGSNRGHDSLAVYKILADGSLELIQIAPTNGQNPRDFNITPDQNHIIAVHQDSDNATIFKRDAESGKLTEISHDFYVPEAVCVTFK